The DNA region TGGTGCTATTATCGAGCAATACATCCTTTGTTTTTTGCTTACTGTTGGCTTGTTGTACAGGTACATTAAGCAATTGCCTGCCATTTGCTCCGTAAATATAACATCGAGTTCTGTAGGTTTGTTTTTGAAAATTATCATGAACCTCGAATTTCGCTTTATCTTGATTTGACAGAGCTACAAAATGTATGATTGGTGAAAAATATGTGGGGTATAATAACAAAAAGTTTAGTTTTAGTGATTAATAGTTAGTAATGACGTTCCAATTGTCTAATAACACACCCCTAACCCCTCTCAAGAGGGGAACAACAACCTCCATAAACTGGAGACTGCGAACTGAATACTGTCTACTCTTTTTTCTTTCTTTTTCTAAAAAAGTCAAATGCAAACCAAAGCACTACTAAACCAATAAACCATTTGAAATATGAAACAGGTTTTCCGTTACCACCAACGGTTGTAAAGAAACGTTCCCAACGTGGACTCCAGCCTTCCCAGCTCATCCAAATTAACACGGGCTTACCGACCACATGGTCAAAGGGTACATATCCCCAAGCACGTGCATCTAACGAATTTTGACGGTTATCTCCCATCATCCAATAATAATCTTGTTTAAACGTGTAGTTATCTGTATCTTTTCCGTTGATAAGGATTTCATCACCGTTTATTATCAAATTATTACGTTCATACTCTCTAATCAATCTTTTATAAAAAGGGATGCTTTCTTTTGTCAATTTAACAGTTTCTCCTTTTTTAGGAATATAAATAGGTCCAAAATTGTCTGTATTCCATCCCAAAGAAGGTACTTGTGGAAAAACACCTCCATCTCTACCTTTGGGTTGTATTGTTTTTGTAACACTTTTCACGGCAGGATTTTTAGCGATTAAAGCAGCCTCCTCATCCGTCAAGGTTAAAAAATAATTGCCATCTTGCATTCTACCACCTTCCCTAACATTGTATCTACCACTTAAAGCTGCTGGACTTATAGCCTGACCACCAGTATTAACTGAAAAATTATACTGTATTTTGGCTCTATCATTGTAGGTAGTTCGCTCTCCGTTGATGTAAATATAACCATCACGAATCTCTAAGGAATCCCCAGCTACGGCAACACAACGTTTTACCAAATTTGTCTTTTTATCAATAGGTTTATAGTAATTTCTATCAGGATTGAATTTGTTCATATCCAACAAGGTATCCGCAGGTTGGTTGAAGACTACAATATCGTTGCGTTTTATTTTTTGAAAACCTGGCAATCGCATATAAGGTAACTGCAATTTGTTTTTCCACGAAGTTTCTTTTTTCTCAATACGATCATCAAAAAGGTAAGATTTACTATTAGTGAATGGGATAGTATCATGTACCATGGGCAATGCCACGGTTGTCATAGGCACCCTAGCTCCATAATGGAATTTACTTACAAAAAGGAAATCACCTATTAACAATGTCTTTTCTAATGAAGAAGACGGAATGGTATAAGGCTGCATAACATACGTATGTACCAGAGTTGCCGCAATTATTGCAAAAACAATAGAACTAATCCATTCTCCTGCAGTTGTTCTTGGTGTTAAACTTCTATCCTCAATATACTCAACATCTGTAGCATAATTAATATAGTAAATATAAAACCCAAGTGTTAAAATGACTAAGATAGTATCTAACCTTGAGTTTCGACCAAAACTTCTGATGGTCTCAACCCAAACCACGGGGAACATCAATAAATTAACGATAGGAATAAACAATAGAATTACCCACCACCAAGGGCGATTGATAATTTTCATTAAAACTACAGCATTATAAATAGGAATTGCTGCTTCCCAAGCCCTTCGACCCGCTTTTACATATAATTTCCAAGTTCCTAAAAAGTGGATTACTTGTATAACTAGAAAAAATATAAACCATTCTGTAAAAGTCATATTTACTGTTTTTTATTTTGAATTATTACTATTATCAAATACCTAACACGTCCTTCATTGTAAAAACGCCTTTTTTATCCTTAAGCCATTCGGCAGCAATTACTGCACCAAGAGCAAATCCGTCCCTATTTTTAGCAGTATGGGTAATTTCAATTTCATCAACGCCAGATGTATAAGAAACAACATGTGTACCTGGCACATTCTCTATACGTTTAGATGTTATTGGTATAGCTTTCTCATCGTCCGTTACATCTAAACTCCATTTTTCTTTTGAAGTTTGCTCAATAACAGCCTCAGCCAAAGTAATGGCTGTACCGCTAGGAGCGTCCAATTTTTGTATATGATGCGTTTCTTCTAAACTTACATTATATACATCAAAATTCTTCATTAGCTTAGCCAGTTGCTGGTTCAATTCAAAAAACAAATTGACCCCTAAACTGTAATTGGATGCATAAATAAATGCTCCATTTTTCATTTTACAATTCTCAATAGCTTTATCAAAATTATCCAACCAACCTGTTGTACCTGAAATAACTGGAACCCTTTTATTAAAGCATAAATTTATATTGTTAAAAGCCTCGTTTGGCACACTGAAATCTATAGCAACATCCGCTTCTGACAAATCAAAATCGGCAGTATCCACATCAATTTTAGCCACAATAGTATGACCTCTTTCTATTGCAATCCTTTCAATGGTTTTACCCATTTTACCATATCCGAATAAAGCGATGTTCATTTGGCTAAATTAAAAATTAAAACTGATTGTTGCACCGAATACCGCTTGATTTGTTGCGGGTATCGTAAAAATTGTGGGATTAAACGAAATATTGGTATTTAAAGCTTTATCTGGTAAATGTGCATCAACATTGGCTTCAATAATATTTAAAATATATAACCCAATGGTTATAAATAATGACAAATCTCTATTCTTTTTATAAAAATTCTGAGCACGTTCCAAACTGGCTTCCGTTAGCTGCGGTTTTTCTCCAGTTCCATCAAATTCATGAGGTCTATTGGCAAGTTCAAGTTTAAATGCCTCTCTATATTTATTGTATTTGTTGTTGTTATCTATATAAAAATAAGTGCCTGTACCCACTGCAGCCCAAACTATAGGTGCTTTCCAGTACTTTTTATTATAGACTTGACCTAAACCAGGAAAAACTGCAGAATAAAATGCCGCTTTTGAAGGGGCCAGTATATTTATTTCATCTGCTACAAAAGAGGTGTCTATTTTACTGACTTTTAATTTAGAGGGAATTGTGTCTTGTGCAAAAACCGTCGCAAAAGAACTTATAAAAAAAATAGTATAGACACACCATTTGAACATCTATTGCAATAGCTTTTTAATGCGATTAAAATCTTCTTGAGAATTGAAAGGAATTTCAATTTTTCCTTTATTTTCTCCTGAAAGTTTTATTTTTACGGTATTCCCCACAAAATCACTAATCTCTTTAGTACTTTGCTTAATGTAGTCTGGAACAGTATTAGTGATAGTAATTTTCTCATTGGTTTTACCATCACGTACATTTTTCACCAATTGTTCAGTTTGTCTTACAGAAAGGTTGTTTTTGATAATTTTTTCATAAATATCTAGTTGCTTAACAAAATTATCGACACCAATTAAGGCTCTACCATGCCCCATAGACAAAAATCCGTCACGCATACCTGTTTGAATAATGGGATCTAACTTTAACAATCGTAAATAGTTAGTAACCGTTGACCTATCTTTACCCACACGCTTACTCAATTCTTCTTGTGTTAGATTAATTTCGTCAATTAAGCGTTGGTATGACAAAGCTACTTCAATAGGATCAAGATCTTTTCGCTGAATATTTTCAACCAATGCCATCTCAAGCATCTCTTGATCATTAGCTAGCCTTATGTAAGCAGGTATGGTTTTTAAACCAATCAATTTTGAAGCTCTAAAACGCCGTTCACCAGATACTAATTGAAACTTATTTCCATCCAATTTTCTGACAGTAATTGGCTGTATTACGCCTAATTCTTTTATAGAACTAGCTAACTCTCTTAAGTCTTCTTCATTAAAATAGGTTCTTGGTTGAAAAGGATTCACTTCAATTGAAACCAAATCAATTTCGACAATACTACCAACTAATTTATCAGCATTTTTATCTCTTACAGAACGAATATCTTCAACAGGGTCTTTTAGCAATGCGGAAAGCCCTCTACCCAATGCTTGTTTTTTAACAGCTTTAGCCATTCTTGTTCTTTTTTAAAATTTCGTGTGCTAAGTTAATATAATTTACCGCACCTTTACTGGTAGCATCATACGCAATAATGCTTTCGCCATAACTCGGTGCTTCGCCCAAGCGGATATTTCGCTGAATAATGGTTTTAAAAACCATATTCTGAAAATGTTTTTTTACTTCGGCAACTACTTGATTTGATAATCTGAGCCGCGAATCGTACATAGTGAGCAACAATCCTTCAATGTCTAACTCAGGATTATGGACTTTCTGAACACTTTTTATTGTGTTTAATAGCTTTCCTAGACCTTCTAGGGCATAATACTCACATTGAATAGGAATAATAACAGAATCGGCTGATGTTAAGGCATTTAAGGTAATCAATCCTAAAGAAGGGGCACAATCAATTAGAATAAAATCGTATTGATCCTTAACTTCTTCAATAGCTTGTTTGAGCATGTACTCACGCTCATCCTTATCTACCAATTCTAATTCTATAGCCACTAAATCAATATGCGATGGTACAACATCTACATTGGGTGAATTAGTTGTGACTATTGCGTCTTTACTATTTACAGAGTGCTCCAGCAACTGATAAGTACCCGCGGTAACAGCCTCTACATCAATACCCAAACCAGAAGTTGCATTGGCTTGTGGGTCGGCATCAATCAATAAAACCTTTTTCTCTAAAACTCCAAGAGCAGCAGCTAAATTAACTGTTGTGGTAGTTTTACCAACACCACCTTTTTGATTTGCAACGGCTATTATTTTCCCCATTAATTGCATTAAATTTTAGGCTATAAAAATACAACTATTTATGAGTTATTGAAATGAAGTTGTAAACAAAACATGAACAAAAAACTGCCTTAGGATTGTTTCCAATCACTAAGGCAGCCTATTAGAATGTTAATAAGTTTTATTCGTGGTTTTCAGGATAAAGAACGGCCAAGATATAACCTTCGGTCAGGTATTTATTGGCAACCGCTTGAATATTTTTGACCGTTATATTATCAATTTCTTTGGTTTTACCCATTATTTTTGATCTGTCCGCTTTATTGTAATCGGCATTTTTTAACGCTCTTATCCAGTAGTTGTTTTTCTTTAAATTTTCTTTGTATTCCAATAACTGGGCTTGTTTCACTTTTTCAACGTCTTCTTCTGTTGGTCCGTTTTCAATAATTTCCTGAACCTCAGCCAAAGCAGCCTCTTTTAATTTTTCAACATTTTCAGGACCACACGGGAAAGAGATTGTAAAATTATAAGAACCATAAGGCAATTTATTAAGTCCACCTCTAGCTCCTACTCCATAAACGCCAGCTTCTTCTTCACGGAGCTTTTCAATCAATTTAATAGTTAAAATTTCACCAAGACTTTGAAGCATGTGATCGTCTTTAGCATTATATTTAGTCTCACCAGTGTATCGAATCATTACGCTACTTTTAGGCTCAGTACCTTTTTTTATAATTTTTTCATGCGAACCTGACAAAGATCTAAATCCTAAATCTTTAATATCCTCTTTTTTGTCAGTACTAGGAAGGCTTGCCAAATATTGTTTTGAAAATTCTCTTAATTTAGCCTCATCAAAATTCCCTACAAAATAGAAATTGAAATCTCCAGCATTTGCAAAACGCTCTTTATACTTCTCATGAGCTAAGTTATAGTCAGCATTATCAAACTCTTCTGGAGTTGGAAACCCTAAATATCTTTCATTGTCCTTATTCATAAACTTTCCTAACTCTATTTGAAAGTAAATATTGGGGTTAGACATTACACTTCCTAAAAAAGCTTTTTGCTTGTTCGCAAAAGACGCAAATGCTTTTTCATCTTTATTTAATGCAGTAAAATTCAGATGAATCAATTGAAATAAGGTTTCTAAATCTTTTGGGGTAGACCTACCTGACAAGCCCTCGCTAGCCGACCCAATAAAAGAACGTACAGAAGCAATTTTACCAGTTAGCAATTTTCCTAAGTCGGTTTTGTTAAAACCATTTACACCAGCTTCGTTTAGCCCTCCATTTGCTCTTGCCGTCTTTTTATAGGTATCTAAATCATACTCGTTTGTACCACCATAACTAAAGGCCTCAAATAAAACTTCATCATCTTTAAAATCAGTTTTTTTATAAACTACTGTTGCTCCATTAACCAAGGTTAATGTAGTTGTACCCAAGTTTTCATCTTTAACCTCTTTAATAATAGCACCTATTTTAGGCATCTTTGTCATTAAAGACTCACCTAAATCAGAATCTTCATAAGGTTTAATATCTGCTTTTTCAACTTCCGCTAATAAATTGGTTACTTGCTGTTCTGTAATTTTAGGAGTACCCTCTTTATCTGAACCCGTCAACACCACTACTCTATTATCCTCATGCAAATAATTGGAAATTAATCCATTAATTTCATCCAATTGTATAGTTGGCAATGCTTTTTTATAAAAATTATATTCCCATTCAATTCCCGGGATTGGTTCTTTCTCTAAAAAATTACGTACATACTCACCTACATATCTACCAGATTCATTTTTATCCTTATTCTGAAATGCTTTGTCCATTCTAGCTAAAATAGCTGTCTTAGCACGTTCAAATTCTCCTTTTTGAAAACCATAACGCTTAACACGTTCATTTTCTTCTAATAGCGTTTTTAAAGCAGTTAATTGTCCTGTTGGACTGGACATTGCCATCGATTGATACGCATTTTTACTTCTAGCCCAAGTACCTCCGTAATAGGATGACCCAAATACAAAAGGTGGATTTTCGCCATTTGTCAATTCTTGTAATCGATTATTTATCATTTGAGAAAACAGTCCTTTTACTATTGATTTTCTATAATCTTCTAAAGTAGTTTCAACTTTTGGTTGGCCTTTGTCCTTATACAATAATTGCACTTGATTAAAAGTAGCTTCTTTGTCAGTTTCTACGGCAATAAATGTTTCTTCGTGATTTGGTACTTTGAAAACTTTACGCTCACGCGGATTGGTTTTGACTTTGGCTTTGCTGAAGTGTTCTTTAATTTTAGCTTCTAATCTATCTAAATCAACATCACCTACAGCAATTACTGCCATTAAATCTGGTCTGTACCAATCATCTCTAAACCTTTTAATAGCTTCAGGTTTAAAATTCTCAAGAATATCTTTTTTTCCTATTGGCAATCTTTCGGCGTATTTAGAATTGTACATCATTTTAGGTAAATAATTTGCCAACATACGTTTATCAGCTCCTAAACCTATTCGATATTCCTCTAGCACTACGCCTCTTTCTTTTTCAATTTCGTCATCAGTAAGTAGTGTGTTAAATGCCCAATCTTCCAAAATTTGAAATCCTTTATCTAATTTATCTTCATCATCACTTGGTATTGGTAAGATATACACGGTTTCATCAAAACTGGTATAAGCATTTAAGTGTGCCCCAAATTTTACGCCGATACTTTGCAGATAATCCACCAACTCATTCTTTTTAAAATTCTTAGTACCATTAAAATTCATGTGCTCCATAAAGTGAGCTAAACCTTGCTGGTCATCATCTTCTAATATTGAACCCGCATTAATTACCAGTCTTAATACAACCTTGTCTGCAGGTTTGCCATTATTACGAATGTAATATGTTAGTCCATTTTCAAACTTACCCGTTCTGATATTAGGGTCAGTTGGGATTTTAGAATTTAAGTCAATTGTTTGTTGTGCAAAAGCAGTAGCACTAACAACTAGTACTGCTAGTGCGAAAATTAGTTTTCTCATTGTTGTTTTTAATTTTAACGTTTTATTATTTAGCTTTTATTCTTTTTAGATCGTATCATCATTTCTAGCATATCCCACATTTCTTGAGGTATTTGTTCTAACATATTAAACTGACCAGCACCTTGCAACCACTCACCTCCATCTATTGTAATAACTTCACCATTAACATACGATGAAAAATCTGACATTAAATACGCTGCCAAATTTGCTAACTCTTGATGCTCGCCCACCCTACGTAATGGGACTT from Aureibaculum sp. 2308TA14-22 includes:
- the lepB gene encoding signal peptidase I, whose amino-acid sequence is MTFTEWFIFFLVIQVIHFLGTWKLYVKAGRRAWEAAIPIYNAVVLMKIINRPWWWVILLFIPIVNLLMFPVVWVETIRSFGRNSRLDTILVILTLGFYIYYINYATDVEYIEDRSLTPRTTAGEWISSIVFAIIAATLVHTYVMQPYTIPSSSLEKTLLIGDFLFVSKFHYGARVPMTTVALPMVHDTIPFTNSKSYLFDDRIEKKETSWKNKLQLPYMRLPGFQKIKRNDIVVFNQPADTLLDMNKFNPDRNYYKPIDKKTNLVKRCVAVAGDSLEIRDGYIYINGERTTYNDRAKIQYNFSVNTGGQAISPAALSGRYNVREGGRMQDGNYFLTLTDEEAALIAKNPAVKSVTKTIQPKGRDGGVFPQVPSLGWNTDNFGPIYIPKKGETVKLTKESIPFYKRLIREYERNNLIINGDEILINGKDTDNYTFKQDYYWMMGDNRQNSLDARAWGYVPFDHVVGKPVLIWMSWEGWSPRWERFFTTVGGNGKPVSYFKWFIGLVVLWFAFDFFRKRKKKE
- the dapB gene encoding 4-hydroxy-tetrahydrodipicolinate reductase, whose product is MNIALFGYGKMGKTIERIAIERGHTIVAKIDVDTADFDLSEADVAIDFSVPNEAFNNINLCFNKRVPVISGTTGWLDNFDKAIENCKMKNGAFIYASNYSLGVNLFFELNQQLAKLMKNFDVYNVSLEETHHIQKLDAPSGTAITLAEAVIEQTSKEKWSLDVTDDEKAIPITSKRIENVPGTHVVSYTSGVDEIEITHTAKNRDGFALGAVIAAEWLKDKKGVFTMKDVLGI
- a CDS encoding DUF5683 domain-containing protein, whose amino-acid sequence is MFKWCVYTIFFISSFATVFAQDTIPSKLKVSKIDTSFVADEINILAPSKAAFYSAVFPGLGQVYNKKYWKAPIVWAAVGTGTYFYIDNNNKYNKYREAFKLELANRPHEFDGTGEKPQLTEASLERAQNFYKKNRDLSLFITIGLYILNIIEANVDAHLPDKALNTNISFNPTIFTIPATNQAVFGATISFNF
- a CDS encoding ParB/RepB/Spo0J family partition protein, with amino-acid sequence MAKAVKKQALGRGLSALLKDPVEDIRSVRDKNADKLVGSIVEIDLVSIEVNPFQPRTYFNEEDLRELASSIKELGVIQPITVRKLDGNKFQLVSGERRFRASKLIGLKTIPAYIRLANDQEMLEMALVENIQRKDLDPIEVALSYQRLIDEINLTQEELSKRVGKDRSTVTNYLRLLKLDPIIQTGMRDGFLSMGHGRALIGVDNFVKQLDIYEKIIKNNLSVRQTEQLVKNVRDGKTNEKITITNTVPDYIKQSTKEISDFVGNTVKIKLSGENKGKIEIPFNSQEDFNRIKKLLQ
- a CDS encoding ParA family protein, which translates into the protein MGKIIAVANQKGGVGKTTTTVNLAAALGVLEKKVLLIDADPQANATSGLGIDVEAVTAGTYQLLEHSVNSKDAIVTTNSPNVDVVPSHIDLVAIELELVDKDEREYMLKQAIEEVKDQYDFILIDCAPSLGLITLNALTSADSVIIPIQCEYYALEGLGKLLNTIKSVQKVHNPELDIEGLLLTMYDSRLRLSNQVVAEVKKHFQNMVFKTIIQRNIRLGEAPSYGESIIAYDATSKGAVNYINLAHEILKKNKNG
- a CDS encoding M16 family metallopeptidase, which produces MRKLIFALAVLVVSATAFAQQTIDLNSKIPTDPNIRTGKFENGLTYYIRNNGKPADKVVLRLVINAGSILEDDDQQGLAHFMEHMNFNGTKNFKKNELVDYLQSIGVKFGAHLNAYTSFDETVYILPIPSDDEDKLDKGFQILEDWAFNTLLTDDEIEKERGVVLEEYRIGLGADKRMLANYLPKMMYNSKYAERLPIGKKDILENFKPEAIKRFRDDWYRPDLMAVIAVGDVDLDRLEAKIKEHFSKAKVKTNPRERKVFKVPNHEETFIAVETDKEATFNQVQLLYKDKGQPKVETTLEDYRKSIVKGLFSQMINNRLQELTNGENPPFVFGSSYYGGTWARSKNAYQSMAMSSPTGQLTALKTLLEENERVKRYGFQKGEFERAKTAILARMDKAFQNKDKNESGRYVGEYVRNFLEKEPIPGIEWEYNFYKKALPTIQLDEINGLISNYLHEDNRVVVLTGSDKEGTPKITEQQVTNLLAEVEKADIKPYEDSDLGESLMTKMPKIGAIIKEVKDENLGTTTLTLVNGATVVYKKTDFKDDEVLFEAFSYGGTNEYDLDTYKKTARANGGLNEAGVNGFNKTDLGKLLTGKIASVRSFIGSASEGLSGRSTPKDLETLFQLIHLNFTALNKDEKAFASFANKQKAFLGSVMSNPNIYFQIELGKFMNKDNERYLGFPTPEEFDNADYNLAHEKYKERFANAGDFNFYFVGNFDEAKLREFSKQYLASLPSTDKKEDIKDLGFRSLSGSHEKIIKKGTEPKSSVMIRYTGETKYNAKDDHMLQSLGEILTIKLIEKLREEEAGVYGVGARGGLNKLPYGSYNFTISFPCGPENVEKLKEAALAEVQEIIENGPTEEDVEKVKQAQLLEYKENLKKNNYWIRALKNADYNKADRSKIMGKTKEIDNITVKNIQAVANKYLTEGYILAVLYPENHE